In Carassius auratus strain Wakin chromosome 36, ASM336829v1, whole genome shotgun sequence, the following are encoded in one genomic region:
- the LOC113055088 gene encoding bone morphogenetic protein 7-like — protein MSHEDTFLLFFKKNLLNMIPVRLISALIVACGCSVLAEAMHANFTLDNDIQFSFMQRRLKSQERREMQREILSILGLPHRPRPLLHERHTAAPMFMLDLYNRFVYSTPGAPMVTQQDSRFLNDADLVMSFVNLVDPDDDLYHQHRREFRFDLSRIPVGETLTAAELRVYKDFVNERYENETFRVSVFEVLRQQPKRELYLLDSRVLWAAEEGWLVFDLKVTTNHWVINPGQNLGLQLSLETAHGERINPRRAGLVGSRGPQNKQPFMVAFLKASGIHLRSVRSAPGNKQRGHQRSKNPKPAVAPSQVDLKTAEAAEGASVDPKQGCKKHELYVSFRDLGWQDWIIAPEGYASYYCEGECVFPLNSYMNATNHAIVQTLVHFINPETVPKPCCAPTQLHGISVLYFDDSSNVILKKYRNMVVRACGCH, from the exons ATGTCACATGAGGAcacattcttattattttttaagaagaaCTTATTAAATATGATTCCAGTGCGTCTGATCTCAGCTTTGATTGTGGCGTGTGGTTGCTCCGTGCTCGCAGAGGCAATGCACGCAAACTTCACTTTGGATAATGACATCCAGTTCAGCTTCATGCAGCGGCGGCTGAAGAGCCAGGAGCGCAGGGAGATGCAGCGGGAGATCCTCTCCATCCTCGGGCTGCCGCACCGGCCCCGTCCGCTCCTGCACGAGAGGCACACCGCGGCTCCCATGTTCATGCTTGATCTCTACAATCGGTTCGTGTACTCGACCCCGGGAGCCCCGATGGTGACCCAACAGGACAGTCGCTTCCTCAATGATGCCGACCTGGTGATGAGCTTTGTCAATCTGG TGGACCCAGATGACGATCTCTATCATCAGCACCGCAGAGAGTTTCGTTTCGACCTCTCCCGAATACCGGTGGGAGAAACCCTGACTGCTGCGGAGCTTCGTGTCTACAAGGACTTTGTGAACGAGCGCTATGAAAATGAAACTTTCCGTGTCAGTGTGTTCGAGGTGCTCCGACAGCAGCCCAAAAG GGAGCTGTACCTGCTAGACTCGCGAGTGTTGTGGGCAGCAGAAGAGGGTTGGCTGGTTTTTGACCTCAAAGTCACCACTAACCACTGGGTTATAAACCCAGGTCAGAACTTAGGACTGCAGCTATCTCTGGAAACTGCACACG GTGAACGAATAAACCCAAGGAGAGCAGGTCTGGTGGGCAGCCGAGGACCTCAGAACAAACAGCCATTTATGGTGGCATTTTTGAAAGCATCAGGAATCCATCTCCGCAGTGTTCGCTCAGCACCAGGAAACAAACAGAGGGGTCACCAGCGCTCTAAAAACCCCAAACCCGCTGTTGCACCCAGCCAGGTGGATCTGAAGACAGCGGAGGCTGCAG AGGGCGCCAGCGTAGACCCCAAACAAGGCTGCAAGAAGCATGAACTGTATGTCAGCTTCAGAGATCTGGGATGGCAG GACTGGATCATTGCTCCAGAGGGTTACGCGTCATACTACTGTGAGGGAGAATGTGTGTTCCCCTTAAACTCTTATATGAATGCCACAAACCATGCAATTGTACAGACACTG GTCCATTTCATAAACCCAGAAACAGTCCCGAAGCCCTGCTGTGCTCCAACGCAGTTACACGGAATCTCAGTTTTGTACTTTGATGACAGTTCCAACGTAATATTGAAAAAGTACCGCAACATGGTCGTCAGAGCCTGCGGGTGCCACTAA
- the LOC113055089 gene encoding uncharacterized protein LOC113055089, with protein sequence MAKNKSSSILEKWDSAPIEQSSEPIFKTPSPFWNQDLIFRRSRQVRESTPDVVTGGFNFYSYSCDPGPVTTPDLSCVIGGNPIHPSQSLNSPSRRYLPPSSKLLVTDPNMLHSLGRSTSYWNYSTPEVGHGPVKGFRKLENPQIDPLSASYFYRGVVRDMLRSDIPTEEVKSCMQRERPRYSHWYHEPQNQRICSKRDHERHYVKNNPLLGSLLHTDSNREYFKHNMEYNHHQQLDLNYSTHAVPEESKQESEKLKSEELPLLVWREEAEKHNQQTNTSTHPKSSSSALRVLRRFAEGSLVELEGGRLKRVEDLKMDDLERCAQLHPELTLRRFTVLKMTPSNTPTLSCLHLEIEHDHSQLSLEVSEGLPFFVCGHGWSSCNPRHTSQTCRLQCRQLKVGDVCLALTQMPTSSSQPAIQSLAEVGGDHTVPKFNAETNPTLQKETKSRKRHFTAPELREISKVRHTED encoded by the exons ATGGCAAAAAATAAGAGTTCCTCAATCTTAGAAAAATGGGATTCTGCACCAATTGAACAGTCATCTGAACCCATTTTTAAAACCCCTTCTCCGTTTTGGAATCAGGATTTGATATTCAGAAGATCTAGACAAGTACGGGAATCCACACCTGATGTTGTCACAGGTGGATTTAACTTTTATTCTTACAGCtgtgatccaggtcctgtcacgACCCCAGACCTCTCTTGTGTTATAGGAGGAAATCCAATCCACCCTTCACAGAGTCTGAACTCTCCTAGTAGGAGATATCTACCACCTTCATCAAAATTACTTGTCACTGACCCAAACATGCTGCACAGTCTTGGAAGAAGTACTTCATACTGGAATTATTCAACTCCAGAAGTAGGACATGGACCTGTCAAAGGTTTCAGAAAGCTGGAAAATCCACAAATCGACCCATTGTCAGCTTCATATTTTTATAGAGGGGTTGTTAGGGATATGCTAAGAAGCGATATTCCAACTGAGGAAGTCAAATCATGCatgcagagagagagaccgagataTTCACACTGGTACCACGAACCGCAAAATCAGAGAATCTGCTCCAAAAGAGATCATGAGAGACATTACGTGAAAAACAACCCACTTCTAGGTTCTTTATTACATACAGATTCTAATAGAgaatattttaaacacaatatggaGTACAACCATCACCAGCAGCTAGATTTGAATTACTCTACTCATGCTGTGCCTGAAGAATCAAAGCAGGAAAGTGAAAAGCTAAAGAGCGAGGAGCTCCCCCTGCTGGTCTGGAgagaagaagcagaaaaacaCAATCAACAAACGAACACTAGCACACACCCTAAATCCTCCTCTTCTGCCCTGAGGGTTCTCCGTCGCTTTGCAGAAGGCTCTTTGGTGGAGCTTGAGGGCGGTCGACTGAAGCGGGTGGAGGATTTAAAGATGGATGATTTGGAGAGGTGTGCTCAATTACATCCTGAGCTGACGCTGAGGCGTTTCACTGTGTTGAAGATGACACCTTCAAACACGCCAACGCTGTCATGTTTACATCTGGAGATTGAGCACGACCATTCACAG TTGTCTCTGGAGGTGAGTGAAGGGCTGCCTTTCTTCGTTTGTGGGCACGGCTGGTCTTCCTGTAACCCTCGACACACAAGTCAAACCTGCAGACTACAATGCCGTCAACTAAAGGTGGGTGATGTGTGCCTGGCACTAACGCAGATGCCCACCTCTTCATCTCAGCCTGCCATCCAGAGCCTAGCTGAAGTGGGTGGAGATCACACAGTCCCAAAGTTTAATGCCGAAACCAACCCCACACTGCAGAAAGAAACTAAATCAAGAAAGAGACACTTCACAGCTCCTGAACTCAGGGAAATTTCCAAGGTACGCCACACCGAAGACTGA